TGGGCAGTCAGTGTAGGGCTGGGATTgggaaaataaaaggacacacacaGCAGGTCGTAGGAGGTGTCAGCAGGAAGTCATCTCCGTTCCAGGGCGCTGGCTCTGGAAGATGTGGGAGCCCTTGAAATAAGCAGTAGGCAACCCAGGCTGATGTTGCAACTATGGTTTTGCTCAGGCGAGGGAACGGAATTTGTGTTTAAAGAGGAAAGGGGAGGCCAGCGATCTTTAGCCATGCCACCGCTGAAGATTCTGCCTGCAGGCACCTTCCAGAACTTTACTTCCAGCGCCCTCCAACTTTGCCCTTGGCTCCGGCCTTCTTGCTGCTGTAATACAGATAGGAGAAAAACACGTCAGCGCGCCAGTCCCAGACACATCCTTTACCAACCCTTCGGTGGGTGAGTCGCTCAACATTTCTCGTCACCAGAACAGGCCAGATCCGATGTCACTTTAACTGGGTGCATCAGCATTAAAGTGCATGAAACACAGTTCCAGGTTGTTacgttttatcattgaaacaaggAGTGGCCAGCTGACCATCTATGGGTATGAGCTGGCCTCAGAAGCAAATTTACCTCACCCCATGTGGTAAAAAAAAGTGACAACAGGCCCCCAGTTTCAGATTTTCCAGAAATGAAAATTGCATTACACCTCTCTGGATTTCATACATTGCTAAGCACATGTAGCCCACAGCTGTAAAGCCCTTTTAGCTAGGTAGTGCCAGGTTTATTATGTAGCCAGGGGACTTATGACAGGGCAATGCTGACAGTAAAATACACTTCCAGCTCCTGGACCACTGTGTCGCAAAAAAGTGGTCCCCGGGAATGCAGAAGTTACCCATTCTTGACTTAAACCATTAATGATAACAATGTGCAGAAATGGATTGAAACGGTGCATCATGCTTACTACTTATTTGATGAACCATGGCTGTTCACTTTTTCTTCAGAATTGCAAATGCCTTTAATCTTTACTGGAACTATTCACCTATTCtctctccagcccccccccccccaggatccaGGAAACAAGGAGATAGTCCCAAAGTTCTCCTGTGGTGGTTCAAATGATTTCCAAATTCCTTTATTTTGCAAGCAGATAAAATAGCACTCAAAACATGCGCAGCACTTACCTTTCTGCCATGAGCTAGGTCTAGTTCCAGGTGAGTGAGTTAGTCTAGTGTTAGAGTCTCCGCACTGTGGCAACAGCAGATCCCTCTTGCAATGCTTGTTCATTGCTTACTCCTGACCTCCCCATGCACATCCTGATAAGGCTCCTTCCTGAAATTACTAGGCAGTTTGCACACTATTTATAGCTGGATGGTACTGCAAGTTGCCCAGCAAACTATCCTGGATTAGCAGCCTGGGACTGCCTGGAATAAAGGTTCCTTAGGAAAACTCCAGTACTGACTCATCCATGGAAGGTATTCAGATGCAACAGCAACAAGGAGTATCTTTTGAATGCTTACATGGCTGCTACCAAGACCAGTGGATTTGTTCAGCAGTAGGTTCACCTATGGGAGGATCTGCCACAGTGACATACATGCATATACACACAGAGAAGACAGAGTGCATACTTTACCTGTCAGTTAATGCAGGTGGACACTCTATTCTGAAATTAAACCTTATACATGAGAGACAAGGGGCTGCCAAGTGCTTTCTCAGACAATAGAGACTGGCATCCTATCGCTGACATCTCCACCTGCACTGCCCATATAGCAAACATGGCTTATGAGGATGATGGCACTGCATTGTTGCAGCAGGTCTTGTTAGGAGTGCTGCTTTGCAAAAGCTTCAGACCAGCTCAAGAACTTCTGGATCCATCTCAATGGCTGTTCTGTTGCCATTGTTATCACTGGGTCCCAATTTATACTGAAATACAGCATGAAGCCCTGAGCACTTTGCTTCAgagttttcaaatattccttttatttttttaaaaaagtgttctgATTTAACAATAAAGAGCCACTTCTTACTTTAGAATGCCACACCTTCCAAAGCAAATTATTTTAAAGTTCAATTCATCTTTGAAATCTGGACCACAAGTCCGCTCAAATGGAATATGCTGCTGATACTTTTATTATCTTGTCTGAAATTGACATTGTTTATTCATTAATATGAGATGCTTCAGCATGAGGCATGTGGCACCAGCACTTAATACTTGTTTTTTTATCATTTGGAATGACACAGATTGACTTCAGACAAACTAAAATCTGTACTTAATTCCATTCTGCATAAGGAGACATGCCGTTTTGGCTATTTTCCTTTCCTCAGTGTATACTGAGCTTAATGGATCAATGGCCTGAATCTATGTAAGGCCGCTTCCTATCTTCATCCTGTGTTCCAATATAGACTTATGTATGAAGAACAAGCAAGCACAGAGTTActcctttcttcctctcttcccccaaCTACCCATTCCCAATCTTTGACAACTTCCCCTCCCAGTGGCCTTCATCTCTGATGCATTCGGTTTCTTAGTGGACACATGCAACAAAGAAGACACTGAACAAAACAAGCAGGAAGGGATTTGAATTAGGTAGGAGGAAGGGGAATTTTTAAAGGGTCAGGTGACCAGTTCAAAAGAACCCATTAGTGGCCCATGGTGTCCATGTGGTACCGGCAAACGTGGATGAGATTAGTGTTATTACATCCTGTTCCTTGCAATATCAGAAAGCACAAAGGAACTGCAGCACAGCCCCAGGTGAGCTTTGCTGAGATTGCGGGAAAAGGGGTGGGTTCTTTCGCATGGTAAGATTCACTTCAGTTTCGCCAATCTTTACTATAGGGAAGGGAGAGGGGTGGAAGTTGTCATTCctgcttctccccctctccccaatcCCCCTCGCAGCAGAAAAGAAGGGCAGCAAGACTGAAGTGACCGCTGACAAGCGTTGAGAGCGGATTTTTCTGTACTTTGGGCTGGGAGAGGGAGACAAGGAGGTTACTCACTGCTTCTGGGCCTGATCAATCCGGTTCCTGAGGGTGGTGATCTGCAAACAACATACGTGACGAGGTTTTTAAAAGTGATCTCGCTTCCCATAGTGGAGGGAAGGTGGGTGGTTGTTACCTGGCAGCAGGGCTGCTGCATGTAGATAGGGTGGGATCCTAAAGTCTTCCCTTTGGGATGAAAAGCTGAGAGACAAAGACATGGCTAACCGGCAGTAAACTTCCCAgaaaagttgttaaatgtttatAACGGCACCCCAGTGAGCAAGAAATGCTGTTAAAGTGTTTATCCAGGTTTATTTCAAGGAACCTGGTTACATTATGGCTAGTCAAATCATGGCAGGAAGATCAAAAATGACCTTTCTTGGGAACTCTGGAGAGTTTGAAAGCTTTTATTTTAATACAGGCATTATGATGCTGTTCCTGAAGTGAGCTGTCTATGTATACGTTATGTTATCCCCTTTTCCCCTGCCCATCTTCACAGCTCAGTTGCAGCCTCTTTCCCAGCCCATAAACATTGCTGGAGATTTACCAGCCAGTTAGCAAACATTGATTTGGAACACAGAGAATGACCTGTGTTGAAGAGGAGCTGGAAATGGACGGACTCCAAAGCTGGAAGTTTAACCAGTTCAGTTTGCTCAGCTTAACTCTGACGCTTCTCCTGGGAGCTGCCACATTGGAAGCACAAAGCCCACATCAGCCTCCACCCTGCAGGACTCAAAAGAACCTTtaaaaggagggaggagaaactAAGGTGCTCCCATAAGCTTATGGCAATGGAAGTTTTCCTATGCATAAATGAAATGATAAAAACTGCCAATGTCAATTGTAGGAAGCCACCTGCTACATAACAAAGACTGTGACATCCCCTTCATGTTaccacagcagcagcacaactgcTTCCACATGGTAAGAAAGGCAATGGCTGGGACATATCATGGAACATATGATTGGCTACAAACATTACTGTGCTACAACATGGAAAGAAGCCAATGCACAGAAAAAGGCTATTATGCTCCTCTGCCACATGTGAGGCTGTCCCACagaaatgtacacacacaaatctgAGTCCTGTGCATCCAAACCAGATGCACCACTTGTCATCAAGTAATCCACTTGATGCTATGCGCCACATTGTTAGCCAAAGTAAGAGCTCCCAAAGGGTAAAGGAAGGAAATATCAGAAATAGGCATCAACCACAGACCTTTGAAATCAGCTCCCAGGCTCTGATAATTTCTGTGGTTGTCTCATTTTTTATTGGAGGGGTGCTATGTTTTGAGTTGTGACAGAAGTCAGGGAGGGGGAATTATAATTAATTGTGTGCTTGGTTAATGAGCCTTTCCTATAATTCCAGTTACTCTGGTTGCCATGTGGCATAGGTTCCTCGGCCCCTAAGAAATAAGGTGAGAAAACCAGACAATTGTCCTATTAGACCCTGGCAAATTCAGCATAGTTAAAATTCTTCATTAGCCATATTTATATTATTCTCAGGAGTCCTTGAATAGGTCACCCAGCAATattatttcttgtcctttgaaatACACTTTAAACCAATGCAAGAGTTCACGTTTCATCCTTGTCCACCATTTTGGATTTTGTTGTCCACCATCTTGGATTTCCATGGCAAGCAGAAGCAAAGAGACTCTAACACCAGAAGCAACGGAACGACATGAAAAGGAAAAACTTGGTCACCGGATATACTTACTTTGCAGGCAAAATCTGCCTTGTGGAACTCCCTAATGGCTCTTGGATTGCCCTCTTAAACCAGGTATTTGTTAAGGAACCAACTTCACTTTGCTCATCAGCCTAGACTTACCTTCAATGCTAAACCTGCAGTAAGCTGAAGACAGCAGGCATGGCACTCAATCTCCTGGGAAGAACAGAATCGGCAAGCTACAGGCAAGCACTGAACAGCAACTTGGCTTGCTGTTGCTCTAACAAGAATGGTTTCTTTCCATTCTTCCTTACTTTTGTGctaattttctcttttcttttgtatGAATTTTGTCCTGCTGCCTTGCTTATTTCCCTTCTATTATAGACTCGCctacctgcccctgccccctaCCTAGTTCCTGTGTTAAAAACAATTGTCCCTTTTCTATTTCTAATTGAAGCATTAAAATGTCGTAAGAACTATCTTGCTGGATCAAGATCAAGCTCCACCCTATCCAACATGCTGTTCCCATCAGGAGCCAGAGAGATGCCACTGggaagctcccaagcagagcaagGCGAGGATGGCCACCCCGCATTAAACTTGTCTCTCTGGCTCTGCACACAGTCACAGTTCTGGATTCTCTGTAGGACATGGGCAAACTTATAAGAATCTCCCTAACCAGCCACTGCTTCTCACCGGTCTCCCCATGGAATACACCCCATGGATTAATCTGAGGACTGCAGCTCAGATCCTATAGAAATAATTCTATTGAAAGAGGCTGACATCCTATTTCTGTGGTTGCGTTCTATGAAGCCTGAGATAACCACCGGATTCAATAATTCTCTGCCGATCCTTCATTCCCAGTCCCCCTGTTTTGCTGCCATCATCCAGTCAACCTACAAGGTGCCTGAATCCAGAGGTCCGGAGGCACAACCACTATATTTTGCAATGTGTGACCCTGCACCTGTATTCATCCGCTTAACCTGCTCTGAGAGTGAATGGAAGGAAAGAACAGCGCCATGTCCAATGCTCAGCTTCTTGCTCTCTGTGCCAGGAACTGAGTGCCAGCCTCTTGTCCTGCGTGAACCTGGAGCACCCGGACTCTGGGCATGCAGGAGGCTCATGCACGCAAaacagccttttttttttgctgcttttgtcATGTGGGCAAACTCTTTGTACTTACAACTTGGACAGTGCCTCCACCCTGCAACGTAGTGATAAAATCTAAGAGAGATCGAGATAATTATATTGGCTTTGGGGTACTTCTCAAATCCAGGTGTTTGCAGTATGTACTCAGAAAGAGGTAAATAGTCCTGAGCAACACATTAAAAACCTCTGCTTTATATCGTGTCTTGTAAGCAAAATGCAAAGGATCGCATTAACATTCTAGCACAAGGCAAATGCTTAAACAGGGAGTCCATCAACAGATACCTTATTCTTATATACCATCAAAGAACAGAGTCCAAGCATGATGGGGCAGATTTTGCACATCGGTCAAGTTCCGTCCTCCCCCAGCACAACTAGTTGTCCTCTCTAGGCTTCAGCTCACGTATATGTATAAGGAGGGTACCACCTGTACAGTGTGCATAGGCCTGGCAACGTGCGATTGGACTGCAGGTTCTTTAGCTTTTTGCACACTAGATTTTGCACAAATACAGAGTGATTTCTCTTTTATCACATGGCAGGAGAGCAGGGGCTATGCTCACAGTTCGTAGAGAAATTTGGGATATTTCCATGTTCCCATCCAGTGtgattattcacacacacacgggtttgtttttcaaaataaaaaatatggcaGGTGTCATGTAGGGTTAGGAAGACAAAAGAAGACATGTTGCTGGTTTCTCTGTCTACATGAGTACAAGTGAGGGAGGTGACATGATCCATGGGTGAAAGAAGCAGGTGACATCAGAACAGAGTTCAGCATTAGAATACCCCTCGATATTTCAATCCAGTGCTGAAAAGTGCTGACAGACCTATAGAGATAATAGGGTACCTCTCTTGGTTTCTGTGATGGAAAATAAAACCATGAAATTAGTCATTCTACTCTTCAAGGCACTTTATGATGGAGACAGGTAAATTCATGGGTTGGGCTAAAAACACTTTTCATGCTCTCCTTCCAGGCACATCATGAAGGCATAAGTTCTCTTCTCCTGCTAGAAAACcaaaagccactctgggcgaatAGTTTCAGAGTCAAATGAAATGTAAATCCCATTGATAAGCCTTCAGAGTGGTATTTTAAGGTCCACACACTACGCTTCTCCCAGGAGAATTGCAACCCTTTTCCACTTAGGCATTGAACGTAAGCAGAATGATAACCAAGATCTCATTTTCTACTCACATCATATTTCTGTCTCTTGATCTTCTCTAAATACTCATACTTCTCCGTTTCCAGCTGATATAACCAGTCCCACATCTCCTTGGCTTTTTCCCTGTgaattgaggaggaggaggaggaggaggaggaggacaagaagaagaagaagaagaagaagaagaagaagaagaagaagaagaagaagaagaagaaaggggataACAGTTAAAGTTCCCATAGCACATCTTCCGTAGATATGAAatatgaaatactttattgtcacttgtacaacttgtatacggTGAGATTACACAGATCCCAAAGAACTAGTAGCCATAAGGCAAAGTTTTATGCAGCACACTAGCTggtgctgttgggagttgtagtccaaaacatttagagagcaccaggttggcaaaggtttatACAAATATGGCACTTTTGAGATTTTATTAACCtgtaggtacccctgcccgtacgggccagtcgtgtccgactctagggttgtgcgcccatctcacttaagaggccgggggccagcgctgtccggagacacttccgggtcacgtggccagcgtgacaaagctgcatctggtgagccagcgcagcacacggaaacgccgtttaccttcctgctagtaagcggtccctatttatctacttgcacccgggggtgcttttgaactgctaggttggcaggcgctgggaccaagcaacgggagcgcaccccgccacggggattcaaaccgccgacctaacgatcggcaagtcctaggcgctgaggttttacccacagcgccacccgcgtcccttattaacCTGTAGTAGTTCACATAAACTAAAAGAACAAAACTAGGACAACAATGATATGCTTGAGCAATACTACAAGCACGGGTTATTAAAGGGTGTTTATATCAATAGGAAAATAATAgggcgtgggtggtgctgtggtctaaattactgagcctcttcggcttgccgatcagaaggttggtggtttgaatccgtgtgacagggtgagctcctgttgctctgtcccagctcctgccaacctagcagttcgaagcacaccagtgcaagtagataaatatgtaccactgtggcgggaaggtaaatggcatttccatgtgccctggcttccgtcacggtgttctgttatgccaaaagtggtttagtcatgctggccacatggcccagaaagctgtctgtggacaaacgccagctcccttggcctgaagtgagatgagcgccgcaccccatagttgcctttgagtggacttaaccgtctggggtcctttacctgcctTTACCTTCAATAGGAGTGTACAATCGGGGTGGCCAGTCCCATTTTGGAACCCATGGCCAAAGGGTAAAAATAAGGTGCTACCAACCCTGGTCGCCCCCTTGCTTTTCTGGGTTCTGACGCCAGGGCTGCCCCCACCATGGGAGATCTCGCCATAATCCGGAAGCTTAAAATGCCCTCCCTGGTAGCTGTATGAACATTATTAGcattcaggaggaatttaaaagCGTTCCTTTTCCTTTTGACAACCTTGCAATTATGGACTGTGCAGGCATGTGACTGTTTCTAGATGTTCGTAAtgtatttcaatatttattttatattaactGAATTTAATTGAATTGTTTTAGTCCTTGGTTGTTTGCTGAGCTCTTTTGCAAGGAAGGACAGGATCAAAACTGAACGAATGAATGATAAATACACTTGACTCCTTCCATTTCATACAACTCCATTTTACCTCAGCTTGTCCTCACTAAGATGGTCAATGTTTAGAGGTTTGCGCCTCTCTGCCAGGACCTTCTTCTTCAACTCTCTTGCAGTTTGTTTCTTTCCTCTCTTTTGATCggcctgtgggggaaaaaacccaaacacttTCAATATATCACAGGATGCATGTAGGTAGGAATCCCTGTGTCCTTCTTGCCCAGTTCTGCCTCCAGCTCTGGCCTTTGCTCGTGACTAACTCCTGGATTGATTCTTGATCCTGCCTCCTGGTTTGACCTCCAGTTCTGGTTTGCTCTTTGGTCTTGACTAGTGGCTGCAGGCCCAGTATCAGCCCCTGGCACTGTGGGGCACTGTGGGGCAAGTGCTGGGGCCCATGCCAAGGCCTTAGGACCCAGTGGGGCTGATGTCAAGCAAAACTAAGTTGCTGGCATTTGTACAGGAGAAAACCAAAGCCCAAATGTCTCTGCGCGGATCCTGAAGCTCCCTTGGCTTCCCTTGAAAGCAGAAGAGCTTTTCAGAGCTCTTGCCAATGTGTGGTTAGAGAATTCCTAGCAACTGATGAGACCCACCCATGAGATACAGGGAACACTTAACCAGAGGGTTTTTCAGATGAGTGTCGTTACGCTTGTGTGCCATATGCCACATTTTAATTCCCTCAAGTCAAGCAGTGGCTGTACCTTAGCCAAATAGCTGCTGTATGTGGCACCCATGGAGGACagagccttcttcttcttcatgtcatCCTCAGCCCTTCTCTTGGcatcttcctcctctcttcttGCCTTCTCCTCCTACAAAGGGACAAGAGGAAAATAGCCAACATCATGCTTGGGGATCATAAGTGCAGAACAAGGAGTTTGGGGAATGGCCATGGTAGATTGTGGGATGGAGCCAAAAGGAGACCAGCTGCAGTAGACTGCAGAATGGAGCAAAAAGTATTGGAATAACTCTGCCAGAAGAAGTCTCTTGATTGCTCTGTCtctctatgcccttttaaaatgtgggggttttggggggagggggttattgggttgttattttgtggttttatatcttgattttattctgtcaaCCAccttgagacctccgggtataggattcaataagcaacaacaacaataacaacaacaacaactcacagcAAGCCTGGCCTGACgctccttttccttttcagcCCGGATTCTTTGCTGTTCAGCCCTTTCCGCTCTACGTTTCTCCTGTTCATTTCATGCAAAAGAAGAGGAAGCAATTAGATCTTTCATTGTGACTCTTTATGTACTGTTGGCTGGAACAACATGTACTGTTGGCTGGAACAACATTTGACAGAATAAACTTCCCTCAGAGTGAAACAGTCCAAACTGGTTCAACAGTGATCCCATACAGATAGCCAAAATATCCCTAGAGGAGGTCCCTCCACCTAGGGTCTGCATTAGGCACAGGGGTGTGGTAAAATTGTTGTATGTCTTCTAAAACACTTGTATTTAAGCTGATCAAAGGATAAAGCAGTACCTCTGCTGCAGACGACAGTAGAGACTACAATGCCCATTTGGATTGTGGATTTTATgtcatgtgttgtttttttcagatGAGAAAATAGCATAAGGATCAAATTCCCCCTCACTCAAAATAACAATAATGTTATTAGAAGATCATTTGGATGGTATCCCTTCCGCCTAAACAAAAAGGTGCAATTATACTTAGATAAAAAAGTGTTAGTTCTTAAAAATTCACTCCTTTGTGTTACAGAGTAGGGATGGTTCATTGGGTTATACTCAAGGCtagcctcactgaaatcaatagacttaaATAAGT
The nucleotide sequence above comes from Podarcis raffonei isolate rPodRaf1 chromosome 1, rPodRaf1.pri, whole genome shotgun sequence. Encoded proteins:
- the TNNT3 gene encoding troponin T, fast skeletal muscle isoform X5, whose product is MSDNEEVEQVEEEYEEEEEAQEEEEAQEEEKKPRVVPPLTAPKIPEGEKVDFDDIQKKRQNKDLIELQALIDSHFEARKKEEEEILALKERIEKRRAERAEQQRIRAEKEKERQARLAEEKARREEEDAKRRAEDDMKKKKALSSMGATYSSYLAKADQKRGKKQTARELKKKVLAERRKPLNIDHLSEDKLREKAKEMWDWLYQLETEKYEYLEKIKRQKYDILSLRCRVEALSKFSKKAGAKGKVGGRWK
- the TNNT3 gene encoding troponin T, fast skeletal muscle isoform X15, translated to MSDNEEVEQVEEKKPRVVPPLTAPKIPEGEKVDFDDIQKKRQNKDLIELQALIDSHFEARKKEEEEILALKERIEKRRAERAEQQRIRAEKEKERQARLAEEKARREEEDAKRRAEDDMKKKKALSSMGATYSSYLAKADQKRGKKQTARELKKKVLAERRKPLNIDHLSEDKLREKAKEMWDWLYQLETEKYEYLEKIKRQKYDILSLRCRVEALSKFSKKAGAKGKVGGRWK
- the TNNT3 gene encoding troponin T, fast skeletal muscle isoform X9, whose amino-acid sequence is MSDNEEVEQVEEEYEEEEEAQEEVHEPEKKPRVVPPLTAPKIPEGEKVDFDDIQKKRQNKDLIELQALIDSHFEARKKEEEEILALKERIEKRRAERAEQQRIRAEKEKERQARLAEEKARREEEDAKRRAEDDMKKKKALSSMGATYSSYLAKADQKRGKKQTARELKKKVLAERRKPLNIDHLSEDKLREKAKEMWDWLYQLETEKYEYLEKIKRQKYDILSLRCRVEALSKFSKKAGAKGKVGGRWK
- the TNNT3 gene encoding troponin T, fast skeletal muscle isoform X11 translates to MSDNEEVEQVEEEYEEEEEAQEEEKKPRVVPPLTAPKIPEGEKVDFDDIQKKRQNKDLIELQALIDSHFEARKKEEEEILALKERIEKRRAERAEQQRIRAEKEKERQARLAEEKARREEEDAKRRAEDDMKKKKALSSMGATYSSYLAKADQKRGKKQTARELKKKVLAERRKPLNIDHLSEDKLREKAKEMWDWLYQLETEKYEYLEKIKRQKYDILSLRCRVEALSKFSKKAGAKGKVGGRWK
- the TNNT3 gene encoding troponin T, fast skeletal muscle isoform X14; translated protein: MSDNEEVEQVEEEAQEEEKKPRVVPPLTAPKIPEGEKVDFDDIQKKRQNKDLIELQALIDSHFEARKKEEEEILALKERIEKRRAERAEQQRIRAEKEKERQARLAEEKARREEEDAKRRAEDDMKKKKALSSMGATYSSYLAKADQKRGKKQTARELKKKVLAERRKPLNIDHLSEDKLREKAKEMWDWLYQLETEKYEYLEKIKRQKYDILSLRCRVEALSKFSKKAGAKGKVGGRWK
- the TNNT3 gene encoding troponin T, fast skeletal muscle isoform X3; the encoded protein is MSDNEEVEQVEEEYEEEEEAQEEEEAQEEVHEPEKKPRVVPPLTAPKIPEGEKVDFDDIQKKRQNKDLIELQALIDSHFEARKKEEEEILALKERIEKRRAERAEQQRIRAEKEKERQARLAEEKARREEEDAKRRAEDDMKKKKALSSMGATYSSYLAKADQKRGKKQTARELKKKVLAERRKPLNIDHLSEDKLREKAKEMWDWLYQLETEKYEYLEKIKRQKYDILSLRCRVEALSKFSKKAGAKGKVGGRWK
- the TNNT3 gene encoding troponin T, fast skeletal muscle isoform X13: MLTQFLSFLCLSSAAGAEGEYCDEKKPRVVPPLTAPKIPEGEKVDFDDIQKKRQNKDLIELQALIDSHFEARKKEEEEILALKERIEKRRAERAEQQRIRAEKEKERQARLAEEKARREEEDAKRRAEDDMKKKKALSSMGATYSSYLAKADQKRGKKQTARELKKKVLAERRKPLNIDHLSEDKLREKAKEMWDWLYQLETEKYEYLEKIKRQKYDILSLRCRVEALSKFSKKAGAKGKVGGRWK
- the TNNT3 gene encoding troponin T, fast skeletal muscle isoform X2, yielding MKLKSAYMHILSSFILSFPSLLASTLTPPAEVQEEKKPRVVPPLTAPKIPEGEKVDFDDIQKKRQNKDLIELQALIDSHFEARKKEEEEILALKERIEKRRAERAEQQRIRAEKEKERQARLAEEKARREEEDAKRRAEDDMKKKKALSSMGATYSSYLAKADQKRGKKQTARELKKKVLAERRKPLNIDHLSEDKLREKAKEMWDWLYQLETEKYEYLEKIKRQKYDITTLRNRIDQAQKHSKKAGAKGKVGGRWK
- the TNNT3 gene encoding troponin T, fast skeletal muscle isoform X1 — protein: MKLKSAYMHILSSFILSFPSLLASTLTPPAEVQEEKKPRVVPPLTAPKIPEGEKVDFDDIQKKRQNKDLIELQALIDSHFEARKKEEEEILALKERIEKRRAERAEQQRIRAEKEKERQARLAEEKARREEEDAKRRAEDDMKKKKALSSMGATYSSYLAKADQKRGKKQTARELKKKVLAERRKPLNIDHLSEDKLREKAKEMWDWLYQLETEKYEYLEKIKRQKYDILSLRCRVEALSKFSKKAGAKGKVGGRWK
- the TNNT3 gene encoding troponin T, fast skeletal muscle isoform X10 — translated: MSDNEEVEQVEEEAQEEEEAQEEEKKPRVVPPLTAPKIPEGEKVDFDDIQKKRQNKDLIELQALIDSHFEARKKEEEEILALKERIEKRRAERAEQQRIRAEKEKERQARLAEEKARREEEDAKRRAEDDMKKKKALSSMGATYSSYLAKADQKRGKKQTARELKKKVLAERRKPLNIDHLSEDKLREKAKEMWDWLYQLETEKYEYLEKIKRQKYDILSLRCRVEALSKFSKKAGAKGKVGGRWK
- the TNNT3 gene encoding troponin T, fast skeletal muscle isoform X6, producing MSDNEEVEQVEEEAQEEEEAQEEVHEPEKKPRVVPPLTAPKIPEGEKVDFDDIQKKRQNKDLIELQALIDSHFEARKKEEEEILALKERIEKRRAERAEQQRIRAEKEKERQARLAEEKARREEEDAKRRAEDDMKKKKALSSMGATYSSYLAKADQKRGKKQTARELKKKVLAERRKPLNIDHLSEDKLREKAKEMWDWLYQLETEKYEYLEKIKRQKYDILSLRCRVEALSKFSKKAGAKGKVGGRWK